The region CACAGCGCCCAAGACGCCATTGATGCAGGGGCGGCAGTGGGACAGGTTCGCAACTGGCTTCCATCAGGCACGCCCGTCCGGCAGCCGGATGCACTCAGGAGACCGGCGCGTGCTGCGCTGGGAAACGGGAGTCAACTCGGCGCCAGGGTTGACCGGTTCGAGCTTGTTCGGGTCGGTGTCCCACTCGACCCCTCCCCCGGACGGGCGAAGGTAGGCCCGGCCGCCCAGGGTGCCCATGTAGATGCCGCTCGCGCCCGGGTGGACCAAGTCGTTTACCGGTGCGCCGACTTGGGGCCGGTAGATCGTGGTGGGGGTGGTGGCCGGTCTGGACATGACCGCTCCTCTCCGTAGTGGAGCTACTACCAAGCACGGTGACTGTCTCGTAGCATCTGGAACCTGCGCAACGTGCGGTTCGGGAAATACAAGTTGATGGGAAGTCGATGAACATCAAGCGTCTAGATCCGAGCGCATCCCCTGGGGCAGCCTTTGGGGACCAACTTCGCAGGTCACGCAATGAGAGGGGGTGGACTCAGACACAGGCTGGCGAGCACTTAGGGTGCACCGGCTCGCATCTGTCCGGCGTAGAAAACGCCCGCAAGTTGCCCGGACGTAAGTTCGCAATCCGGGCGGATGAGGTGTTCGGCACCGGGCTGACCTTTCAGATCCTCTGGCAGGCGATCAAGAACCGGGCGTTCCTGGAGGGTTTCCCTGAGTACGCGGCCAAGGAAGCTCATGCAACGGTGCTGAGGATCTTCCAACCCCGAATCGTTCATGGTCTGTTGCAGACTGCCGAGTACGCCGTTGCATGGGAGTCGGGCAACGTCCTACGAGGCAAGGCCAGTCAGGAACAGGCGGATGCCCGAGTCAAGCTCTTGCTTGACCGTCAGCGCATCCTTGCGAAGCCCTCACGCCCGACTCTCAGCGTGATCATGGATGAGACGTGCCTGCGTCGACCGGTCGGCGGCCCGCTCGTGATGATCAGGCAGCTTCGGCATCTTGAGGACCTTGCCCAGCAGCCGAAAACCACGATCCAAATCGCGCCGGACTCGTTGGCCGAAGCTCACCCGCTCAACCATCCCGTAACCCTGCTCACACTGCCTGGCCGCGTGGTGCTCGGGTACACGGAAGGGCTTCAACGCGGCTACCTGGAGCGGGATAGTGAGACCGTGGTCGGTTGGGCTGACGACTACGATCAACTACGGGTCGAGGCACTGCCCCGAGCTGCATCGTTGGCGATGATCCGCAGGCTGCGAGAGGAATATGAAAATGCATCATGACCTAGCTGGCGCGACCTGGCGCACCAGCTCTTACTCAGGGAGCGGTGGGGACTGCATCGAGGTCGCCCCCAACATCCCCGACGTCGTCCCCGTCCGTGACTCAAAGGATCCCGAGGGAGGCGCCCTGGTGGTCCCCGCCGCATCCTGGTCCGCCTTCGTGGCCGGAGTCCAGGCAGGCGACTTCGGCACCGTTTGACCTCATGCGGCGAGTCAATGCACAGAGCCCCCGCACCGATCAGACCCCACTCGGGACTTGATCGGTACGGGGGCTCTCGCTTGCTCAGCCGGTGGGAAGGTCAGCCAAGATCCGCCCGGCTCGTTCGGCGATCATGACCAAGGGTGGCTCGGTGCCGCCAGGGATCCGGCGCAGTCGCTCGACCTCATCCGGGCGCAGGACACCGAGAGCGGCCAGCTTGTGCCAACCCGGGAACGGCATCAGCGCATACACGCTATAGAAGCGCTCAGGGATGCCCAGTACCGCCCACTCTGCTGCGGAGCGCTCCAGGAACACCCCTGCCGGGTCCTTACGCCGTCTCATGACGCACCCCCGAGCCGATAGGACCCGCGCACGCCAACACGGCGCTGAGGCTGCGCATCCGTGTCATCCTCCGGGAGGCGCAGAGCGGCCACCAGGCGGGCGAACGCGATCCGCATTTGCCGTGCTTCGACCAATTCCGGGTTTACGCGGCCGGCGATCGTGTGCCCCTGCGCGGTGACCCGCTCATGAAGCACATCCAGGTCTGTCATAG is a window of Kitasatospora kifunensis DNA encoding:
- a CDS encoding DUF397 domain-containing protein translates to MHHDLAGATWRTSSYSGSGGDCIEVAPNIPDVVPVRDSKDPEGGALVVPAASWSAFVAGVQAGDFGTV
- a CDS encoding terminase; the protein is MDIDGFPSGLGDRASQMWAEVTEQYDLGAHEKALLEEVCRTMTDLDVLHERVTAQGHTIAGRVNPELVEARQMRIAFARLVAALRLPEDDTDAQPQRRVGVRGSYRLGGAS
- a CDS encoding helix-turn-helix domain-containing protein — protein: MNIKRLDPSASPGAAFGDQLRRSRNERGWTQTQAGEHLGCTGSHLSGVENARKLPGRKFAIRADEVFGTGLTFQILWQAIKNRAFLEGFPEYAAKEAHATVLRIFQPRIVHGLLQTAEYAVAWESGNVLRGKASQEQADARVKLLLDRQRILAKPSRPTLSVIMDETCLRRPVGGPLVMIRQLRHLEDLAQQPKTTIQIAPDSLAEAHPLNHPVTLLTLPGRVVLGYTEGLQRGYLERDSETVVGWADDYDQLRVEALPRAASLAMIRRLREEYENAS